A genomic stretch from Acropora palmata chromosome 13, jaAcrPala1.3, whole genome shotgun sequence includes:
- the LOC141863413 gene encoding dihydroxy-acid dehydratase 2-like isoform X5, producing MTMGTSGMKYSLISRDWITDCIEITHSGYTGDGMICLAGCDKTIPGVTMVLPRLNAYGVVIYGGTMLPGCGKQHSNLSAGSPFEAIGSYSRGLIDIEDLEDVECHAIPGAGACGGMFTANTMSSVVETLGLTLPGSASGVATDNENKVTEKKKQEVKEAVKTLFAVMKSGKKARDILTRKAFENAVTVMYALGGSTNGVLHLLALARESEVEFSIDDFNKIGGKVPLIANLKPHGKYQMADLDKIGGLPIVLKELLYTGFLHGDELTVNGKTVAENLQLVAGLSELGAQDIVFPVSSPLAPAGRHIVILKGNLAPESAVLKLSGKDIGPFRGPAVVFDGEEQAFQAIVSGKIKAGDALVIRYEGPRGSPGMPEMLSPSGALVGAGLGKSVALVTDGRFSGASHGIMIGHVSPEAQVGGPIGLLIDGDIVVIDTENGTLSVELSDEELRARKTKWQPPLRRLTGLLQKYTKLVSSAHKGAVTY from the exons ATGACAATG GGAACCAGTGGAATGAAATATTCCTTGATTTCAAGGGACTGGATCACTGATTGCATTGAAATAACACACTCTGGTTATACAGGG GATGGCATGATATGTCTGGCTGGCTGTGACAAGACCATACCTGGTGTGACAATGGTTTTGCCAAGGCTCAATGCG TATGGCGTTGTTATTTACGGTGGAACGATGCTTCCAGGCTGTGGAAAACAACATTCCAATTTGAGTGCCGGCAGTCCTTTTGAG GCGATAGGATCTTACAGCAGAGGATTGATAGACATTGAAGATCTCGAGGATGTAGAATGCCACGCAATCCCTGGTGCTGGAGCTTGTG GAGGAATGTTTACCGCTAACACGATGTCTTCTGTCGTGGAAACACTGGGTTTGACACTTCCAG GAAGTGCCTCCGGTGTCGCCACAGATAACGAAAACAAG GTGACAGAAAAGAAGAAGCAAGAAGTGAAAGAAGCCGTTAAAACTTTGTTTGCGGTGATGAAGTCAGGAAAGAAAGCAAGGGATATATTAACTCGCAAG GCTTTTGAGAATGCTGTGACAGTCATGTATGCATTGGGAGGGTCTACCAATGGAGTGCTTCACCTACTAGCTCTCGCTCGGGA ATCTGAGGTCGAGTTTTCCATTGATGATTTCAACAAAATTGGAGGCAAGGTTCCACTCATAGCAAACCTGAAACCACACGGCAAA tATCAAATGGCTGACTTGGACAAGATCGGTGGCCTCCCA ATTGTGTTGAAGGAACTTCTGTACACTGGCTTCCTTCACGGAGACGAACTAACTGTGAACGGAAAAACCGTTGCAGAGAATCTGCAACTAGTGGCTGGACTGTCGGAGTTAGGAGCCCAA GATATCGTATTTCCCGTTTCATCTCCATTGGCGCCTGCTGGAAGGCATATCGTTATATTAAAG GGAAACTTAGCTCCAGAGAGTGCGGTGCTCAAATTAAGTGGAAAAGATATCGGACCATTCCGCGGCCCA GCAGTGGTTTTTGACGGAGAGGAGCAGGCATTTCAGGCAATTGTTAGTGGGAAA ATCAAAGCAGGTGATGCACTTGTTATTCGATATGAAGGACCACGAGGAAG CCCGGGAATGCCAGAAATGTTGTCACCAAGCGGTGCACTGGTTGGCGCGGGACTGGGAAAGAGTGTGGCCTTAGTAACAGATGGAAGATTCAGCGGAGCTTCCCATGGCATCATGATTGGTCACGTGTCACCTGAGGCCCAAGTTGGTGGACCGATAGGACTGCTGATTGACGGCGACATCGTTGTCATAGACACTGAGAACGGCACATTGTCAGTG
- the LOC141863413 gene encoding dihydroxy-acid dehydratase 2-like isoform X1 produces MYLVIYALRDAQIMCTQTIVGTILKTKKKWCCGRLGCHYLDEDFLKPLITVACPYINVIPCNFHFRELADYVIEAIEMEGGKAVLSCTPVISDAMTMGTSGMKYSLISRDWITDCIEITHSGYTGDGMICLAGCDKTIPGVTMVLPRLNAYGVVIYGGTMLPGCGKQHSNLSAGSPFEAIGSYSRGLIDIEDLEDVECHAIPGAGACGGMFTANTMSSVVETLGLTLPGSASGVATDNENKVTEKKKQEVKEAVKTLFAVMKSGKKARDILTRKAFENAVTVMYALGGSTNGVLHLLALARESEVEFSIDDFNKIGGKVPLIANLKPHGKYQMADLDKIGGLPIVLKELLYTGFLHGDELTVNGKTVAENLQLVAGLSELGAQDIVFPVSSPLAPAGRHIVILKGNLAPESAVLKLSGKDIGPFRGPAVVFDGEEQAFQAIVSGKIKAGDALVIRYEGPRGSPGMPEMLSPSGALVGAGLGKSVALVTDGRFSGASHGIMIGHVSPEAQVGGPIGLLIDGDIVVIDTENGTLSVELSDEELRARKTKWQPPLRRLTGLLQKYTKLVSSAHKGAVTY; encoded by the exons ATGTATCTTGTGATCTATGCATTGCGTGATGCGCAGATAATGTGCACAcaaacaatagtaggcaccatccttaaaacaaaaaagaagtgGTGTTGTGGAAGGTTGGGGTGCCACTACTTG GATGAAGACTTTTTGAAGCCACTTATAACTGTTGCTTGCCCCTACATCAATGTAATTCCATGCAACTTCCATttcag GGAACTTGCAGATTATGTGATAGAAGCTATTGAAATGGAAGGAG ggaAAGCTGTGTTGTCATGTACCCCTGTTATTAGTGATGCAATGACAATG GGAACCAGTGGAATGAAATATTCCTTGATTTCAAGGGACTGGATCACTGATTGCATTGAAATAACACACTCTGGTTATACAGGG GATGGCATGATATGTCTGGCTGGCTGTGACAAGACCATACCTGGTGTGACAATGGTTTTGCCAAGGCTCAATGCG TATGGCGTTGTTATTTACGGTGGAACGATGCTTCCAGGCTGTGGAAAACAACATTCCAATTTGAGTGCCGGCAGTCCTTTTGAG GCGATAGGATCTTACAGCAGAGGATTGATAGACATTGAAGATCTCGAGGATGTAGAATGCCACGCAATCCCTGGTGCTGGAGCTTGTG GAGGAATGTTTACCGCTAACACGATGTCTTCTGTCGTGGAAACACTGGGTTTGACACTTCCAG GAAGTGCCTCCGGTGTCGCCACAGATAACGAAAACAAG GTGACAGAAAAGAAGAAGCAAGAAGTGAAAGAAGCCGTTAAAACTTTGTTTGCGGTGATGAAGTCAGGAAAGAAAGCAAGGGATATATTAACTCGCAAG GCTTTTGAGAATGCTGTGACAGTCATGTATGCATTGGGAGGGTCTACCAATGGAGTGCTTCACCTACTAGCTCTCGCTCGGGA ATCTGAGGTCGAGTTTTCCATTGATGATTTCAACAAAATTGGAGGCAAGGTTCCACTCATAGCAAACCTGAAACCACACGGCAAA tATCAAATGGCTGACTTGGACAAGATCGGTGGCCTCCCA ATTGTGTTGAAGGAACTTCTGTACACTGGCTTCCTTCACGGAGACGAACTAACTGTGAACGGAAAAACCGTTGCAGAGAATCTGCAACTAGTGGCTGGACTGTCGGAGTTAGGAGCCCAA GATATCGTATTTCCCGTTTCATCTCCATTGGCGCCTGCTGGAAGGCATATCGTTATATTAAAG GGAAACTTAGCTCCAGAGAGTGCGGTGCTCAAATTAAGTGGAAAAGATATCGGACCATTCCGCGGCCCA GCAGTGGTTTTTGACGGAGAGGAGCAGGCATTTCAGGCAATTGTTAGTGGGAAA ATCAAAGCAGGTGATGCACTTGTTATTCGATATGAAGGACCACGAGGAAG CCCGGGAATGCCAGAAATGTTGTCACCAAGCGGTGCACTGGTTGGCGCGGGACTGGGAAAGAGTGTGGCCTTAGTAACAGATGGAAGATTCAGCGGAGCTTCCCATGGCATCATGATTGGTCACGTGTCACCTGAGGCCCAAGTTGGTGGACCGATAGGACTGCTGATTGACGGCGACATCGTTGTCATAGACACTGAGAACGGCACATTGTCAGTG
- the LOC141863413 gene encoding dihydroxy-acid dehydratase 2-like isoform X3, with translation MYLVIYALRDAQIMCTQTIVGTILKTKKKWCCGRLGCHYLDEDFLKPLITVACPYINVIPCNFHFRELADYVIEAIEMEGGKAVLSCTPVISDAMTMGTSGMKYSLISRDWITDCIEITHSGYTGDGMICLAGCDKTIPGVTMVLPRLNAYGVVIYGGTMLPGCGKQHSNLSAGSPFEAIGSYSRGLIDIEDLEDVECHAIPGAGACGGMFTANTMSSVVETLGLTLPGSASGVATDNENKVTEKKKQEVKEAVKTLFAVMKSGKKARDILTRKAFENAVTVMYALGGSTNGVLHLLALARESEVEFSIDDFNKIGGKVPLIANLKPHGKYQMADLDKIGGLPDIVFPVSSPLAPAGRHIVILKGNLAPESAVLKLSGKDIGPFRGPAVVFDGEEQAFQAIVSGKIKAGDALVIRYEGPRGSPGMPEMLSPSGALVGAGLGKSVALVTDGRFSGASHGIMIGHVSPEAQVGGPIGLLIDGDIVVIDTENGTLSVELSDEELRARKTKWQPPLRRLTGLLQKYTKLVSSAHKGAVTY, from the exons ATGTATCTTGTGATCTATGCATTGCGTGATGCGCAGATAATGTGCACAcaaacaatagtaggcaccatccttaaaacaaaaaagaagtgGTGTTGTGGAAGGTTGGGGTGCCACTACTTG GATGAAGACTTTTTGAAGCCACTTATAACTGTTGCTTGCCCCTACATCAATGTAATTCCATGCAACTTCCATttcag GGAACTTGCAGATTATGTGATAGAAGCTATTGAAATGGAAGGAG ggaAAGCTGTGTTGTCATGTACCCCTGTTATTAGTGATGCAATGACAATG GGAACCAGTGGAATGAAATATTCCTTGATTTCAAGGGACTGGATCACTGATTGCATTGAAATAACACACTCTGGTTATACAGGG GATGGCATGATATGTCTGGCTGGCTGTGACAAGACCATACCTGGTGTGACAATGGTTTTGCCAAGGCTCAATGCG TATGGCGTTGTTATTTACGGTGGAACGATGCTTCCAGGCTGTGGAAAACAACATTCCAATTTGAGTGCCGGCAGTCCTTTTGAG GCGATAGGATCTTACAGCAGAGGATTGATAGACATTGAAGATCTCGAGGATGTAGAATGCCACGCAATCCCTGGTGCTGGAGCTTGTG GAGGAATGTTTACCGCTAACACGATGTCTTCTGTCGTGGAAACACTGGGTTTGACACTTCCAG GAAGTGCCTCCGGTGTCGCCACAGATAACGAAAACAAG GTGACAGAAAAGAAGAAGCAAGAAGTGAAAGAAGCCGTTAAAACTTTGTTTGCGGTGATGAAGTCAGGAAAGAAAGCAAGGGATATATTAACTCGCAAG GCTTTTGAGAATGCTGTGACAGTCATGTATGCATTGGGAGGGTCTACCAATGGAGTGCTTCACCTACTAGCTCTCGCTCGGGA ATCTGAGGTCGAGTTTTCCATTGATGATTTCAACAAAATTGGAGGCAAGGTTCCACTCATAGCAAACCTGAAACCACACGGCAAA tATCAAATGGCTGACTTGGACAAGATCGGTGGCCTCCCA GATATCGTATTTCCCGTTTCATCTCCATTGGCGCCTGCTGGAAGGCATATCGTTATATTAAAG GGAAACTTAGCTCCAGAGAGTGCGGTGCTCAAATTAAGTGGAAAAGATATCGGACCATTCCGCGGCCCA GCAGTGGTTTTTGACGGAGAGGAGCAGGCATTTCAGGCAATTGTTAGTGGGAAA ATCAAAGCAGGTGATGCACTTGTTATTCGATATGAAGGACCACGAGGAAG CCCGGGAATGCCAGAAATGTTGTCACCAAGCGGTGCACTGGTTGGCGCGGGACTGGGAAAGAGTGTGGCCTTAGTAACAGATGGAAGATTCAGCGGAGCTTCCCATGGCATCATGATTGGTCACGTGTCACCTGAGGCCCAAGTTGGTGGACCGATAGGACTGCTGATTGACGGCGACATCGTTGTCATAGACACTGAGAACGGCACATTGTCAGTG
- the LOC141863413 gene encoding dihydroxy-acid dehydratase 2-like isoform X4, giving the protein MEGGKAVLSCTPVISDAMTMGTSGMKYSLISRDWITDCIEITHSGYTGDGMICLAGCDKTIPGVTMVLPRLNAYGVVIYGGTMLPGCGKQHSNLSAGSPFEAIGSYSRGLIDIEDLEDVECHAIPGAGACGGMFTANTMSSVVETLGLTLPGSASGVATDNENKVTEKKKQEVKEAVKTLFAVMKSGKKARDILTRKAFENAVTVMYALGGSTNGVLHLLALARESEVEFSIDDFNKIGGKVPLIANLKPHGKYQMADLDKIGGLPIVLKELLYTGFLHGDELTVNGKTVAENLQLVAGLSELGAQDIVFPVSSPLAPAGRHIVILKGNLAPESAVLKLSGKDIGPFRGPAVVFDGEEQAFQAIVSGKIKAGDALVIRYEGPRGSPGMPEMLSPSGALVGAGLGKSVALVTDGRFSGASHGIMIGHVSPEAQVGGPIGLLIDGDIVVIDTENGTLSVELSDEELRARKTKWQPPLRRLTGLLQKYTKLVSSAHKGAVTY; this is encoded by the exons ATGGAAGGAG ggaAAGCTGTGTTGTCATGTACCCCTGTTATTAGTGATGCAATGACAATG GGAACCAGTGGAATGAAATATTCCTTGATTTCAAGGGACTGGATCACTGATTGCATTGAAATAACACACTCTGGTTATACAGGG GATGGCATGATATGTCTGGCTGGCTGTGACAAGACCATACCTGGTGTGACAATGGTTTTGCCAAGGCTCAATGCG TATGGCGTTGTTATTTACGGTGGAACGATGCTTCCAGGCTGTGGAAAACAACATTCCAATTTGAGTGCCGGCAGTCCTTTTGAG GCGATAGGATCTTACAGCAGAGGATTGATAGACATTGAAGATCTCGAGGATGTAGAATGCCACGCAATCCCTGGTGCTGGAGCTTGTG GAGGAATGTTTACCGCTAACACGATGTCTTCTGTCGTGGAAACACTGGGTTTGACACTTCCAG GAAGTGCCTCCGGTGTCGCCACAGATAACGAAAACAAG GTGACAGAAAAGAAGAAGCAAGAAGTGAAAGAAGCCGTTAAAACTTTGTTTGCGGTGATGAAGTCAGGAAAGAAAGCAAGGGATATATTAACTCGCAAG GCTTTTGAGAATGCTGTGACAGTCATGTATGCATTGGGAGGGTCTACCAATGGAGTGCTTCACCTACTAGCTCTCGCTCGGGA ATCTGAGGTCGAGTTTTCCATTGATGATTTCAACAAAATTGGAGGCAAGGTTCCACTCATAGCAAACCTGAAACCACACGGCAAA tATCAAATGGCTGACTTGGACAAGATCGGTGGCCTCCCA ATTGTGTTGAAGGAACTTCTGTACACTGGCTTCCTTCACGGAGACGAACTAACTGTGAACGGAAAAACCGTTGCAGAGAATCTGCAACTAGTGGCTGGACTGTCGGAGTTAGGAGCCCAA GATATCGTATTTCCCGTTTCATCTCCATTGGCGCCTGCTGGAAGGCATATCGTTATATTAAAG GGAAACTTAGCTCCAGAGAGTGCGGTGCTCAAATTAAGTGGAAAAGATATCGGACCATTCCGCGGCCCA GCAGTGGTTTTTGACGGAGAGGAGCAGGCATTTCAGGCAATTGTTAGTGGGAAA ATCAAAGCAGGTGATGCACTTGTTATTCGATATGAAGGACCACGAGGAAG CCCGGGAATGCCAGAAATGTTGTCACCAAGCGGTGCACTGGTTGGCGCGGGACTGGGAAAGAGTGTGGCCTTAGTAACAGATGGAAGATTCAGCGGAGCTTCCCATGGCATCATGATTGGTCACGTGTCACCTGAGGCCCAAGTTGGTGGACCGATAGGACTGCTGATTGACGGCGACATCGTTGTCATAGACACTGAGAACGGCACATTGTCAGTG